The Papaver somniferum cultivar HN1 unplaced genomic scaffold, ASM357369v1 unplaced-scaffold_52, whole genome shotgun sequence genomic interval ACAAAGAAGTCAATCGCTAAGGAAGCATCAAACTTTGTCCCCTCTTCTTTGAAGATGAAGGATATCCAAAAAAGTGAAATCCGGGACTACCGAAAGATGAAGGAGCATTGTAATTTGGATACAGAGGCTCTTGGGCCAAATAAATTTATGAAACCAAGGTAATAATCGTATCCTTTTGATTAACATACTGTCTTTTTGTTCGTAATAAAATTAAGGactattataattattttgtaaTGTGTCGTGTGTTTAATAGTTTCATTCTGATGCGGTTCGTCTACTCAAACCCACAACAGCACCTACAAAAATGAAGGATtgctaataatcttgttttaagtctttttaaggaaATAAACTCTTGTTGAGAAAGgtctcgaaaagtggtttttggacctCAGAAAAGTACTAAAAGCACCCCccaactttggataagggcaccccagaggagttgataaaggcacccaagagTTTTCACAATTTACAGCCCAAAATTACTCTTTGTACCCCACAAATTGCTATCTGCATACCAGGAATTGCTATTTATACCCCacattgctaaagggacaccgaaactcgataaggggaggtcatcttcaaccttttgaatttatgaaatttggcgggaaactgggtTTGCAgaagaacagaattagggttgaatATTTGAAGGTACTCtactgagattcaatcgctgaaatttgtcaccggagaaattagggtttgattatcAGGCGTGTTCTGAAGAGATTCGATCACTGGATTTGGCTTAGTTGGACGTAATTCAGTTAAACAGACATTCTATGGGTGTTCGTTTGGACTGAAATTGGCTAAATTAGCGATTTGGAGTAAAACAGGGAGGTGTTATCCTCGAAACTGATGGAAGTGATTTGGGGGGGGACGTGGTCGGAGTTTTTCATTGGATTGGGGGTATAATCATCCTGTTTGACTAAAACAGGGCTGGTATATGAGTTGGAATCGATAAACTTGGGATGTACTTGAAGATTGCACAAAACAGAATATAGATAAAGATTCTCGGGTTTGCACGAGTTATCTGTTGGTTATCGTGTGTGTTAAGCGTGTTCAACATCATCAAATTTGTGTACTCATTATGTTTGGAAACATTCAACAACAACAGAAGCGTGAACGgtgaagaaaggaaagaaaataatcctgagaatattttcttttactgtcGAGTCTGGCGAGTTATTATCGAATATATCCGGTTCTATTATCTATATAAAGGATGCTTGGGTAGCAGAGACGAGGGACGGAGAGTTTTGGAAAGGATAGAGAGCTGCAAACGAAGAAATCAAGCTCTGCAgcaattctgctgctgctgccattgaagaagaacacgaagaacaaaagccaGCAAAGGTCAGTCGCGGAGACTGTCGTTTAATCAACGACAACAGAATAGTTTCAGTTGCGGTAGACTTATTGTAATTGATCTAGCTGAGCTGCTTTGGTCGTTGAATATCTTTAGCGACTAAAAATCGTTGTATGCTAATTTCATTATTCTTAATACAATGATTTATCCATTTTATTCCATTTTTCTTCACATGAATAGCTAATTTATGCTCTGGGGTtttggaggaagctgtttttggtATGTACTATTAATAGTTTTATTTCTTAGACAATAATTACTTTATTATTTGTGTCATTCATGACTAATAATATCTCTTCTAAAAATGCTTCATTttaattgttttgggtagtttttaccgatcttttataagcgtaGGAGGTTATATTCTTGTAACGACGAGAGTCGCATAATTAAATTTTAAatgttttatcttccaaaaccTGAGATTGGATACGATATGGTTTTGAATATTTTATGAGTAATTGTTTGAGATAATAAATTGTTAATTTTACAACTATCAGAAATAGTGGAATCCAAAGCCCTAGGTTTATCTCTCCTTGGTTAACAGAAATTAATTAGTTTTCGAGTATTTTGTCTTATAATCTTAAAACCAACCTTAGAAGATAGTCCGAGAATCGAACCTTctacttaccacttgtaaaactaCATCAggttttggcgccaccgacggtGAACACACCAATTGCATACACCAATTGCATCTTccacggtgaaccctctgggcgttatcatccgaaacaccacaagccCTAGCCTCGTACcgttgaccagtctttgactgtaggtatataattgctaaaggtaacccaagcttacctaaattagtgaaccctgcatttgcatgtgcacagaaAATGTCGAGTTGGTATTATAAAGACCAATATAATGATTATCATACTGAGTACTGAAACGAACATTATTCGTGCTTTGACCATTGTGTGGATAGTACTTGGGGCCATTACCGACCTTCTGAAGGTTATGGagcataccatggtgatcccaattattaTCTCCACGTCCACCGGTCATATGAATGGGTAAACGAGCAATATTATAATGAAAAAATGAAAGTTCTCCATCTTTAGAGGATTTAATGAAACAGTTGCAACAAAATAATTCTTATGATCCTAGTCTTTCTTTCGAAAATTCACTCAAgttgttaactgaatattcaaataGGAGAGCCATAATAATGGAAATATTTTATGAAGAGTCACTCAAACGTGACTTAGATACGAAGGATAGAATTGCATCTTTAAGTATTGCTCTCAATGAACTTAATTGCCAATTTGATAGGGTTCAAGCATTTTCatgttatgatgatgatgaggatagtgttaatgaggaatttgaaatatgtaatcATAATGATGATGAAATTTTTACACCAACTGAGCCTTATACTGATAATGACGTTTTTAGTTCAAATCTTAATaatattaatgattattcacttattcaaaaggatgaggatttgactagggatACCATTGTTTTAGACGGTGTAGTATATAATTGTGATTATGAagctgatgatggtttagaggaaagagtttatcaTGAGACTAGTGTTTTAGAGCCTAGAAATTCGCAAACAATAGTCTTTTCTGAGGATTATAGAATTTTAGAACCAcatgattacaacttagaaaaatataagaccattttcctaaatatgataatttagaaaataaggaaattgtgactagtttatccgaGGATATTGacaactctaagtttgggggtgaatatcattctccccgtggtttacctttgactcttacaaaggtccctaaTTTGGGACTTGACGTATGTGCCTTTACCATCTTAAGAGACTAtctcatacacgttttcctgagccTAGTTATGTCCATAAAGAAACTCAATTGATAATAACCCATCCTATGactgatgtggttaacccaggctatgataccaagattgactttgttttcccaccaacaagttttcttccaaatgtgggaacttataaatttcaaatgtgtcacatattaagttttgagactaaacctagttATTTtagtgtagtgatctacactacaaattagTACAAAAACAAATCAGAATCTCTAAGAATATAGATTGGATTGGGGAGAACCGAAATTTGAGGGACAAAATATAATTTTACTGATTAATTTCCatgtctttttatttttattaattttttattaattttttttaaatattatttATATGTTTTCAAAGTAAACTTTATTATACAGAGCTTTTGGTTGGCAACCTAGCGACAAGCTGGCCCCCAACTCCTCTTTGAATTGCAACGCCTAAACGATAAAAAATGAAACTACATAAGCCACTACTAGCGTCATTGCTAACCAAACAGTTCCTTAGACGCTTGAAAAAAATCAGAGTGTCCTCACCGAGCTCCCCTAGGGTAGAGAAGGCTAGAACACCCAAACCATAGCCATGCGCAgcacacttgtccaagtatttggTACGTTTACGTGAAACCGCACCAGAAATAGCCTTACTAGGAGCGAAAGAGCGGACACCATCACCATTGAATGGAGAgacacctgtaacatccatacagACATCTTGCCCATTTTCCCAGTTAAGGACAAGGATATCAACAGGTTTTAGATCTTTTCCATCATCCGAATGAAGACCAAGAGAAACCTCCTTGCGCGCAGGAACATTAGCCTTGTAACAAGTGTCTACGACAGTATCACGAACAACATCATGGCGAAATTTATATCCAAtatctttagcacaatgaagcacGTGATCTCCAAAAATATCTATATACTTGTTGCAACTTGGGCACAaactattctcaacaaacaaaggaaTACCCAGACGATAACAAAGCACAGCTCTAAATTGTCTAGGCTCAAGGCATTGATTAAGACCACTAATGGGAACCGCCAAAAGATAGTCTTGAGCATGCTTGACACGGTTACATTTCCATAggatggaatctcttgcagacgtATAAAATTGGTCTGGGATTCGCTTCTTAACTGCGTCAAAATAAACTACTTCCAGGGAATGCATGGAAGGGGGGCAGTATCATTGACACTATAAGTATACGGGAATCCACATACCTGGGTGAAGGTCttaagagccaactgataagctGAACCTTTGTCCGTTGAGAATACAGACAAGCTACTAATAACTAAAAATAGCTTAACAGAGAGATAAATGGACAATTAAGTACGGCTAGCTAACATGCATCCATAAGAACCAGTTACCCCTTAATAACTCCGGAACTGTGAGAACAAGTTCATGACAAATACTACTCCttcaaatcatccttgtcctcaaggatatgaAATGATCTTGACCAACAAGGAGCACAACTGTTGCATACCTGTAGTTCCATCTCGAATATAGTAAGAAATATGAACTTTGGAAACTTTAACACCCAGGTACCAGAAAAGCTGAAGCCATTCATCTGAAAAACACGCATCGAGCTTAGTTGTAGTTCCCTCTCCGAATTAGTTGATGCTTTACCTTCAAAAATGACCAATGCACTTAAGTATTCTGAGCTTACTTCTGTAAAGAGAATAAACATGGTATCTTAAGAACCAACTCTTTGGTAATTACTAGTAAAGACATCACTCATAGCCATAAGTAACAACCCCAAAATAGCTTTACAATTGACTGTATGAGTACCACCGTGAATCATAGACCTCACTTCACTTCCAGTTGAACCATCAACATAAATCTTCAAGTTGTCTTCTATCACAGAAAACTCCTCGTTCCCAACCCTTACTGAGAATATGCCTTTTTTACTGATGTGAATTAGCTCAAGCTTCTTATCTTTCTCAACTGATAAAGTATTCAGCTCAAGTTTGTGCataatgaatctgttgatgtaaCCTTCAACTGAATCACGAACTGAAATAACACTACGTGTTGAGGATTCCTGAAATGTATTTGCTGGCAGCATAGAGTCAACCGTCATTTCTTTCTCTCTTGTTGATATGCCATTAGACCTAGAGAGTTTAAGTTGCTTCAAATTTTGTTGGTGATTCACGATATGATACTCAACTTCCAGCGCGATGTACTTGACTAGATTCTTTCTTCTGACAGTTAATAACTTATGCAAGTACCATCGACTAAGAATGGTGTTACTATTAGTAGATAAGTTATATAGTTCAATGTCTAGAATTAATTTTACCTCCTCAGGTTCGAGCAT includes:
- the LOC113342991 gene encoding uncharacterized protein LOC113342991, translating into MCCWETKSGFWVSQKNFRLELIMFISGPCIVGAEGVKRSIFVSCLITGYSLPSLHNNILISVSYYKPKFEKTFVVDIRKLFGCVRGNIDENVKVGIWIINKLLPHSQDPVAHKQHYQKFSTHVAATTHNSVKYHITRVIMLEPEEVKLILDIELYNLSTNSNTILSRWYLHKLLTVRRKNLVKYIALEVEYHIVNHQQNLKQLKLSRSNGISTREKEMTVDSMLPANTFQESSTRSVISVRDSVEGYINRFIMHKLELNTLSVEKDKKLELIHISKKGIFSVRVGNEEFSVIEDNLKIYVDGSTGSEVRSMIHGGTHTVNCKAILGLLLMAMSDVFTSNYQRVGS